A single window of Sphingobacterium sp. ML3W DNA harbors:
- a CDS encoding ThiF family adenylyltransferase gives MKDLSWLSRTEALVGRAALEKLAKSHVMVLGLGGVGSFAAEFICRGGVGKMTIIDGDTIDPSNRNRQLPALATNHGQSKAQIMRERLLSINPELDLTVIEDFILPEKISDLLDLNPDYTVEAIDSITPKLFFIRQALERKVSFVSSMGAGGKMDPTKIVIGDISESHNCKLAYHIRKKLRKHGINNGFKVVFSTELPDKSSLLYTDGSNFKKSAYGTMSYLPAAFGGAIASVALRDLINNN, from the coding sequence ATGAAAGACTTATCGTGGCTATCACGCACAGAGGCATTAGTGGGGCGTGCAGCTTTAGAAAAATTGGCAAAATCGCACGTCATGGTTTTAGGACTAGGTGGAGTAGGATCATTTGCCGCCGAATTTATCTGCCGTGGTGGCGTTGGAAAAATGACAATCATTGATGGTGATACCATTGACCCCTCAAACCGAAATAGACAATTACCGGCATTAGCGACCAATCATGGTCAATCCAAGGCACAAATCATGCGCGAACGGTTGTTGTCTATAAATCCCGAATTGGATTTAACCGTAATCGAAGATTTCATTCTTCCAGAAAAGATTTCAGATCTATTGGATCTCAATCCAGATTATACGGTTGAAGCCATTGATAGTATCACACCAAAATTGTTTTTTATCCGTCAAGCATTAGAACGAAAAGTGAGCTTTGTAAGCTCAATGGGTGCTGGTGGTAAAATGGATCCTACAAAGATTGTCATTGGTGATATATCAGAATCCCACAACTGCAAACTTGCCTATCATATTCGTAAAAAATTGCGGAAACATGGTATTAATAACGGATTTAAAGTTGTCTTTTCTACCGAGCTTCCGGATAAGTCATCACTTTTGTATACTGATGGTAGCAATTTTAAAAAATCGGCCTATGGTACTATGTCTTACCTACCAGCTGCATTTGGTGGCGCCATAGCATCCGTTGCTTTACGAGATCTGATCAATAATAATTAA
- a CDS encoding TatD family hydrolase, which produces MVQVYIDIHTHRNPSSFPDVKTVWNNILNKDQEISYSGSRSAGLHPWYISEKEPFNGISALRVLLQHDQIIAVGECGLDKAIEISLPIQQEVFREQISLAQQYHKPLIIHCVRAFEEVLYSIKTAEFKGPVVFHGFNKNKIVAEQLIKRGYYLSFGAAILTGKLDAALIAVPIDQLFFETDDKEVDIRQLYSYAAQLKGMSQDNLKNNILKNYQLVFE; this is translated from the coding sequence ATGGTACAGGTTTATATTGACATACACACCCATCGAAATCCTTCATCATTTCCTGATGTGAAAACCGTATGGAACAATATTCTCAATAAAGATCAGGAGATTTCATATTCCGGTAGCAGATCCGCGGGACTACACCCTTGGTATATTTCTGAAAAAGAGCCTTTTAATGGTATTTCAGCATTAAGAGTGCTCTTACAACATGATCAGATTATTGCTGTTGGTGAATGTGGATTAGATAAAGCAATTGAAATTTCCTTGCCCATACAGCAGGAAGTATTTCGAGAACAGATTAGCTTAGCACAACAGTACCATAAACCATTGATTATTCATTGCGTTCGCGCATTTGAAGAAGTGTTATACAGCATCAAGACAGCAGAGTTTAAAGGTCCTGTCGTGTTCCATGGTTTTAACAAAAATAAAATCGTCGCAGAACAATTGATAAAGAGAGGTTATTACCTTTCTTTTGGCGCAGCTATCTTAACAGGAAAACTAGATGCCGCACTTATAGCAGTACCCATCGATCAACTATTTTTCGAAACTGATGATAAAGAGGTCGATATCAGACAATTGTACTCTTATGCAGCACAATTGAAAGGCATGTCACAGGACAATTTAAAGAATAATATATTAAAGAACTATCAACTTGTATTTGAATAA